The Saprospiraceae bacterium genomic interval TATGAAACGCTCAATCCAGGAGCAGTAGATACAATAGGATTGATAGATGAGAGTAATATATACCATATCATTTGGTCAGCCAAGGCTATTGCTGCCCCCAATATGGCGAGAAAAAACAGAATAACATTTCCATTGACTCCATATAAAGTAGTCGGAGTCAGACTTGCTCTCGCAGCAGATTCAATTCCGGGATATAATGATATTGATGCCGTGGTAATTGGTAGAATTACCACACCTGGCATATTTTCCAGCGTATTATGGTCTACAGGTGCTACTTCAGATACTATAATTATTAATGCACCTGGTGGATATAAGGTCACTGCTATTGATGCCAATGGTTGTATGGCCATGGACAGTGTAACCTCAATTATGCCTACAGTAGTCACACCGTCCATCATAGCCAGAGGCCCAACCTCTTTTTGCCCTGGAGATAGTGTATGGCTGGTATCTAATCAGCATGGACATCAATTATGGAGTAACGGCGCTACCACTGATAGTATAGCTGTAAAAATAGTAGGCAATTACTCTGTAGTGTATGATGATGGGTCGGGATGTGGTACTACCATGTCCAATGTTATTGCAGTCACAATATTTACCCCTCCGGTAGTCAATATCACGGGTGATACGGTCATATGTCCAGGATTGTCTACTACGCTTGATGCGGGTACTCACACTTCTTATAAGTGGTCTACGGGAGCTACCACCAGGACAACCACTGTGTTCTATGCAAACACCTATAATGTTCAAGTCACAGACATCAATGGATGTAAATCAGTAGATTTCATTAATACCACTTTAGGCATATTGCCGACTCCTTCGATCACAGGAAATCTGAATTTTTGTCCGGGTGATTCAACTACCCTCGATGCTGGCGCAGGTTATTCCAGTTATGTATGGTCTCCGGGCGGTCAAATCAGTCAAACTAAAAAAGTCACTATACCAGGTAACCAGCAGGTCACAGTCACAAATAATGATGGTTGCATTGGTCTGACATCTGTTTTCGTAAATGTTTTCTCGACAGCCAATCCAATCATCTCTGGAATGGATGGATATTGTCCAATGGATTCTGTGACTATCTCTGCCAATAATGGTTTTGCGTCCTATTTATGGTCTAATGGCGATGCAGCTCAAAGTACTACGATAAAAACGAATGGTACTTATACTGTTACTGTGACAGATGCAAATGGTTGTAAAACCCAATCCAGTAAGATCATCACCCAATATACTCCTCCCGATGCTTTTATATCCGGTACATTATCTTTTTGTGATGGTGGTAGTTCTACTTCACTCGATGCCGGTTTGGGATACCAATCCTATGCTTGGAGCACAGGTGCAACAGGACATTCTATAACAGTGACAGATACAGGTTCCTACAGTGTGATGGTAACCGATTTTCATGGGTGCACGGATACTGCCAGTGTCAAGGTTACACTGGATGGAGCTTTACCAGCAACTCCAGGTCCTATTTCAGGAGCTTTGTTTGGCATGTGCAATTCGTCCTCACCAGAGACTTACTCCATCGATAACGTAACTAATTCCACTTGTTATATTTGGACCATGCCGCCAGGAGCAACCATTGTCGATGGTTTTATGGCTGATTCCAACGTGTTTGGCAATATTATTAAGGTTGTTTTTGATAACTCTTTCACGGGTGGTTTTATAGGTGTGGCTGCACACAACGATTGTGGCGCCAGTCCCACTTTTAATGGAAGCACCTTGTACGTTTCGGCTGCCCCGGGCAGTGTGCCAGGTATGATCGAAGGGTTAGCTTCCGGAATTTGTAAACAAGGAGCGGCCACCTATACTTTGCCTCCTATTAACGATGCTACGGGTTATTTATGGACTGTACCTATTGGAGCGACAATAATGAGTGGCCAGAATACTAATTCTATCAAGGTAGTTTTTGCTTCCTCTTATCGGGCAGGTGACATCTGCGTTCAATATTCTACCCAATGCGGCACCAGCCCTTTTGAGTGCATCCAAGTGAGTCCGACTCCGGTGATCAATACTAATATCCTGGGCTCTAATGTATTGTGTGAATTTGCCAAAAATGAAATGTATAGTGTAGTACCGGTCAATGGAGTCAATGAATACCTATGGACGGTGCCTACCGGGGCTTCGATCGTTTCAGGCCAGGGCACCCCTTCTATTCAAGTTGATTTTGGGTCTCATTCTGGCATAGTGACGGTTAGAGCATCCAATGCTTGTGGGTTAAGTCCTATTAAATTTATCAATGTGACCCTGGGTAAATGCAGTGTCATCGGAGGGTCAGGCAAAGTAGCCAGGCAACTGGGTGATGGAGATGTAGCCATCAAGGTATTCCCAAATCCTTCCGAAGGAATTGTAAATATATCTATGAGTGCAGGAAGTACCATCGGTAAAAATTTAATCAAAGTCACGGATCAGATGGGTCGCTTGGTTTACATGACAGCTACTGAAGGTGCTTCAAGTAAATTGGATTTGCGGCAGTTAAGTAAAGGCGTATATTTCATCCATCTTAACAATGATCAACTGACTAGGACCTTTAAGATTTTGTTGAAATGATATGGAGCCTTTGAGCTACAGTAGTAATCATTCATACATATCTTAAGTAGGGTCTGCTGAAAAACATCTAACACATTGTAAATTATGCATATATATACATAACTTAGGGTATAAATGCAAGGATAAATGGCAATAGCACAAAGAAAGCGTGCAGCAAAGACAAAATATTTGAGTCAGCATCAATTAGTATTGGAAGGATTTGACACACCATTCAGTCAAAAGTTGAATGCATCAAACAGATGGGTAGTCTTGGCACATCAAATACCATGGGATATTTTGGTGGGTGTCTACAATGAGCGCTTGCACAACAAGCAGACTGGAGCAAGTGGGATAAATCCGAGGGTTGTGGTTGGTTCTATGATCATCAAGCATATTTGTAATTTGAGTGATCGAGAGACGATGTTACATATCCAGGAGAATATGTATATGCAGTACTTTATTGGCTATAGTAGTTATAGTAATGTTCCACCTTTTGATGCTTCACTTTTTGTTGAATTAAGAAATAGACTCGGAGTAGATCAAATCAATAAAATAAACGAACAAATAATACTACTAACAGGAAGGCACGGAGAACAACGTACTGAAGAAGTAGAAGATAACCCGGCACCATCAGCGCCAATTAATCAAGATCCAGCATCAAACCAAACCAATAGACCTGATACTAAAGACACTCCGATGCCAAGTCAGCCAGCAGACTTCATGGAGTGTAGAGGCATACAAACCGAAGGCGAAGTAACAAGTAAAACACCGACGAATGAAGTAGCACCATATGGTAAAATGATAACAGATGCAACAGCGTGTCCACAAGATATAGCGTACCCAACCGATTTGAATTTATTGAATGAGTCTAGAGAAAAGGCAGAAGAACTAATTGATATATTATACTTATTGAGCAGTGGTGAAGCTGACAAACCAAGGACTTATAGAATAAAAGCTAGAAAGGATTACCTGAAGACAGCTCAAAAGAAAACTAAATCAAATAAGGAAATCCGAAAAGCATTGAGAAAACAACTATCCTATCTGGGCCGAAACATTAAAATTATCCATAAATTATTAGACGAACATGACCGCATACCTTTAAACAAACATCAACTCAAATATTTGTTTGTAATCCAAACATTGTACGATCAACAAATGGAAATGTATATCAATAAAGTACACAGTGTAGCCCATAGAATTACCAATATCCACCAACCTCATATCAGACCAATCGTTAGAGGTAAAACAACAGCCAAAGTCGAGTTTGGTGCTAAGATACAAGTGAGCTTAATGCAAGGATATGCTGTTCTGGATGAAGTCTCCTGGGAATCATTTAATGAGGGTACTCGGCTTATGGACAGTGTAGAGCATTACAATAAATTATTTGGCTACTATCCTAAAGAGGTATACGCAGATAAAATATATTGTACCAGGTCAAACAGAAGTCAGCTCAAGGAGAAAGGTATAGACCTCATTGCAAAGCCTCTTGGAAGACCCAAGGCAGTGCCCAATCACATAAGTCCAGGAGCAAGAAATCCAATCGAAGGGAAATTTGGTCAAGCAAAGACTGCTTATGGAATGAGCCGAATAAAAGCAAGACTCAAAGAAACCAGCGAATCTTGGATTGCAACCATCATTTTGGTACTTAACCTGGTCAAATTGGCCGGGCAAGTACCGTATTTTCTATACCGAACAACTATTACTGGGTATTCAAATTGTCTTCAGTGCCTCAGGCTTAATATACCTGGCTGCCTTACCTTTACTACGAAATTATCAAATTCCTATCTTGTCATGACTTATTAAGCAGGCCCTAAGTATTCATTACTACAGACTGAGGCTGAGACTGATCCAGCCCAAATTTTTTGAAATAATTTAAGTACTATGAGTGATTGTATTCATATAGATACGATTAAACATTACTACTAATTATATGTAAATTCTGCTTTTGGTAAAGTGTAACAATTTATCTATCTTGGTTTTTACCCTGATGTTATCACGATTTAGGTAATCTATACCTCAAATTATTATCAAAATTCCTGTCTCAGTAATGATAAAAATATAGTCATTAAAAAATGAAAAAATTATTCTTTCTATTAAGTTGCTGCTTTTGCTTTTTTGGGGTAACTATAAGCCAGGTGATACCCAAGGGAATGAACTACCAGGCAGTAGCCCGTGATGCCAAAGGAGGCTTGTTGAAGGATGAAAATATTATGCTACAGATTACCCTATTCAGCAATGAAGGAGGTCAGCGGGTGGATTATTATACAGAATCACATTCAGCAAAAACCTCTGAAATCGGACTATTTAACCTGGTGGTAGGTGAAGGAATAAAAGATTTTGGTCAGTATGCTTTAATACCCTGGAATACTGAAAATATATGGATGCAGGTAGCACTGAAAGATAAAAAAACATCAGGCCTGACTATGGTGAGCAATAGCAAACTGTTAGCGGTGCCCTATGCGATCTATGCCGGTACAGCCAATAAATTGGTGGGTCCCCGGGCACCACCGTTTCTGATTTCGCCCCGCCCGAACCAGGAGTGGTCTCCAATGACTGGTCTGTATTTGGCAATGCCAAAACCGATGCCGCCGGCAATCCATATCGGGTCAATTCATTGGGTACTACCGATCTGGTAGATCTGATCATGATCACTGACAATATAGAGCGATTGCGTATTCTCGCCACAGGAGATATCATCACCAAACTCAATTTTGAGATAGGCAAAGACCTTACTGTGGTCGGCAATGCTGCCATCCAGCAGACTTTAATGATAGGTGATTCTTTGATCGTAAAGAAAAATGTGCTCTTTAATGTGCAAGGAGGATCTACCATCAATTACGGCCCTTTTAGTGTGATCCAACTAAGCCCAACTTTGTTGACTGGGACCCTTATAGTGGACAAAGCCACCTTGCTCAACGACTCACTAACTGTGCAAGGACCTACCAATCTCAATAGCAGGCTTTTTGTCAATAACATGAGTCCGACGCACCTCACCGGGACATTGACAGTAGATAAAGCGGCTAATATTAATGACGCGCTCAATGTCAATAATATGAAGCCTTCCCTGCTCACAGGTACCCTTACCGTAGACAAGGCTACTACACTTCAGGATTCTTTTTCTGTCAACAATATTAGTCCAAGTTATATGACCGGGACCTTGACAGTCGACAAGTCAACTAATCTCAATGACTCACTGACAGTGGACGACATGGGACCCACAAACTTATCGGGTACACTGACCGTTGATAAAGAATCTTTTTTTAATGATCGGGTATTATTGAAAGATACGACTCAATCCACATCTTCGGCTACGGGTGCTTTGGTAGTTACAGGAGGGCTGGGTCTTGGTGGCAATTTGAATGTCGGTGGCGCAAGTACTTTTGGTGGACCGGTCGGATTTGATAGCCCTGTAAGCATCACGGATGAGACTCAATCCAATTCGCCTGCAACAGGAGCTTTGATAGTGGCCGGTGGTGCGGGAATAGCCAGAAACTTAAATGTTGGTGGGACATTGATCGTTGACAGCATGACGACTATCAAAAACATGACTCAATCCCTCAATACCACTACTGGTGCTTGGAAAGTAACCGGCGGTGTAGGGATTGCAAAAAATTTGAATATTGGTGGCATGACCAATATTGCCGGTATCATGACAGTATTGGACGGCACAAATTCCGTCAATGCCTCGACTGGGGCCTTAAAAGTCATGGGTGGTGCTGGCATTGGAAAAGAATTAAATGTTGGCGGTATGACCTCTATTCTGGATGCCACTAATTCTACCAGCATTAGCACAGGTGCTCTTAAAGTATTAGGAGGGGTAGGGATATCCAGGCAGCTCAATGTGGGGGGGATGACTTCCATTTTAAATGACAATCAGACGACGGCCCTTGGAAATGGATCTCTTGTAGTGAGTGGAGGGACAGGTATAGGACTCCAGCTTAATATAGGCGGCACTGGAATGATTCTAGATATGACTAACTCTTTTAATCCTACTACCGGTGCCTTAAAAGTATCGGGTGGGGTAGGGATAGGTGGTAAGTTAAACGTAGGGCAAAAACTAACTGTAACAGGCCTAACCACATTAAATGGAGGTTTAATCCAGGCGAAAAAAGGACTATTTGTGACTGCTAATGGGCCTTTCATCGCTTCTTTTATCAGAACAACCAGCTTTAATAACGGCATTAGCATTAAGGTAAACAACCCATCACCAGGTTGGGCAAATAATTTTGTAGAATTTAGAAAAAATGGCGGAGGAGTCATAGGTAGAATCGAAGGCGAAAATCTGAGCCAATACCTCTTAAATCCAAATTATATCAGGGAAATAGAAGTCTTAGACTTTGATATCACCTTTGCTGAAATTACAGTTGCGACAGCGTCGATGTTTGTGGTCGCTGCAGCTGCTGAGCTGGTTGCAGCATTGGCATCAACGACCGCCTGTATAGGATTTGGTGCTTGTGCCACAGCACCGGTTGCTTCATTTATAGTCAAAGCCGGTTTGGCGGTCACAGCCAGGGCGGTCGGCTTAGGATTGGCGGTAGCACGAAGAGATGAAGCTAAAGATCAAAAGACCGCTTACATCGCGTATAAAGGTCCACCAAGAGTAGGAGTTACTTATGAGTCTGGTGCTGGTGATTATGCGGAATGGCTGGAAAAAGCCGACCACGAAGAGGTTTTTTTACCCGGTTATATTGTGGGTATGAGGAATGGAAAAATAAGTAAAACAATAAATAAGCACGAAAGATCTTTGGTGATTTCAACCAAGCCGATCGTTTTAGGGAACATGCCTCAAGGAAATGAATCAAGCTTTGAGAAAGTAGCTTTTTTAGGACAGGTACCTGTATATGTATCTGGTAAAGTAACTATGGGGGACTATATATTGCCATCAGGATTTAATGATGGTGTTGGCAAAGCAGTACATCCTGACCAATTAAGTGCAGAGGATTATTCTCAGATTGTAGGTGTTGCTTGGTCAGCCGGTCAAAGTGATGAGCTAAGCCTGATATTGACAGCTATTGGTCTCCATGAAGGAGATATCAGTAAAGTCATCCTTGAAAATAAAAATGAAATAAAAAATCTTAAGGCTAGCCTGGATAACTCCAGTGTTCTGCTTGCCAATTTACTCCCTGAATATAAATCAAGGGCAAAATTGCCTACTGAGCCAATTGTCAAATTTGACGAACAAAAAGCATTAAGCATGCTTAAGGAGCTTGATGCTGCTTCTCCTTATAACGGTATGGCTCACAATTATATTAAATCAATGTCAGGCAACTCGGATTATTCTGATGTCTCCAGAGAACAAGTAATGGAAGTACTGAACATTTCCGAAATTACTTTATTGAAAAATGGAGGAAATGATCAGCAAAACTCCTTTTTTAGGCAACTTAAAACGGATGCTTCTGCTCAAGATTTTTATATCAAGACCATTCAGGGAATTTATAAGCATGCAGTTGGATTACAGCTGGCAAAAAATAAAACTACCCGATGAATTATTTCACCAAAAATATCATCTACGCGACGCTAATTCATCTTAAAATGAAAATGTCACTTAAACATATAACGTGCTTAGTGATCATTCTATTTGCCTTTAGCACAGTTACTTATGCTCAGGTGATCCCAAAAGGAATGACTTATCAGGCAGTAGCCAGAGATGCTTCCGGAGACATTATAGCTAACCATCAGATCCTTATAAAGGTAAACCTCGTATCCAGGGATGATCGCCAAAAAACCAATCATTATAGTGAAATTCATTCAGTTGCAACGAATGAAATTGGATTGTTTAATGTAGTCATTGGTGAGGGAAATCCTGACTCAGGCCAATTTGGATTAATTCCCTGGAACAAAGAAAATATCTGGCTGGAAGTGAGTGTTCGTGATGGGGACAAAAAAGATTTTATTTTTTGAATAGCAGCAGATTGATGGCAGTACCCTATGCTATGCATGCTGCTGTAGCTCATAAACTGGTCAGCAGCGATATTCAGATACCATCCAGCTTTGCACCTCCGGAACCAGGGGTGATTTCTACAGTATGGTCAGTACTTGGCAATGCCAAGACGGATGCCAGTGGCAATATATTTAGAATCAATTCTCTTGGAACATCCGATTTTGTTGATGTCATCATGATTACAGACAATGTAGAGCGTCTGCGTATCTTACCAGGAGGAGATATTATTACTAAACTCAATTTTGAAATTGGCAAAAACCTGAATGTCCTGGGAAATACAGGGATTATGAATACCCTGACCGTTGGAGATTCTTTAATCGCTAAAAACAATGTATTGCTCAATACTGAGGGAGGATCCACTATTAATTATGGGCCATTCACAGTGGCTAACTTGAGTCCGACTTTATTGACTGGTACCCTGATCGTACAGAAGGCTACTACTTTTAATACTTCCCTGACGGTAGAGGGGCCTACCGACCTGAATAATCTTTTGAATGTAAATAAAATGAGTCCGACCAAATTGACCGGGACTTTACTCGTAGATAAAACCTCAAATTTTAATGATGCCGTCAATGTCAACAATCTGAGTCCAACCTATTTATCCGGCACGCTGGTCGTAGAAAAATCTACCACACTGAATGATTCTTTCACGGTATTGAATATGAGTCCTACTTTACTCTCTGGCACGCTGGAAGCAGACAAGGTGGTAAATCTCAACGACTCACTGACTGTCAATAATATGAGCCCAACTTTTTTATCCGGCACCTTATTGGTAGAAAAAGAAGGCTTGTTGAAAGACAATGTGATCGTCAGTGATAGTACCCAATCCATCAGCATCTTTACAGGAGCAGTTGTTGTAGACGGAGGTTTTGGATTGGGTAAAAATCTAAATGTAGGCGGATCAAGTGCTTTTGCCGGCCCTGTTACTTTCAATAGCCCCG includes:
- a CDS encoding IS5 family transposase, with protein sequence MAIAQRKRAAKTKYLSQHQLVLEGFDTPFSQKLNASNRWVVLAHQIPWDILVGVYNERLHNKQTGASGINPRVVVGSMIIKHICNLSDRETMLHIQENMYMQYFIGYSSYSNVPPFDASLFVELRNRLGVDQINKINEQIILLTGRHGEQRTEEVEDNPAPSAPINQDPASNQTNRPDTKDTPMPSQPADFMECRGIQTEGEVTSKTPTNEVAPYGKMITDATACPQDIAYPTDLNLLNESREKAEELIDILYLLSSGEADKPRTYRIKARKDYLKTAQKKTKSNKEIRKALRKQLSYLGRNIKIIHKLLDEHDRIPLNKHQLKYLFVIQTLYDQQMEMYINKVHSVAHRITNIHQPHIRPIVRGKTTAKVEFGAKIQVSLMQGYAVLDEVSWESFNEGTRLMDSVEHYNKLFGYYPKEVYADKIYCTRSNRSQLKEKGIDLIAKPLGRPKAVPNHISPGARNPIEGKFGQAKTAYGMSRIKARLKETSESWIATIILVLNLVKLAGQVPYFLYRTTITGYSNCLQCLRLNIPGCLTFTTKLSNSYLVMTY